A single Deltaproteobacteria bacterium DNA region contains:
- the xni gene encoding flap endonuclease Xni, with protein MDITFLLVDGLNLIRRVYAAQPAEEGPDKAESALTAAVQSLERALRECRPTHAVCVFDSDERSWRHDVYPRYKEGREPMPGALRANLRLFEIAFEEHGVSCLRFPAIEADDIIATLAVKTARHDNRVVILSTDRMFMQLLSERIVLRDHFNKRTLDHEHVREKYGVTPEQFVDLIALTGDSTNAIPGVPSVGPKTAARLLNEIGPLEDILAVAHTVPGKTGEMLHAHAEDARISRELARLRTDLDLGVNLRVFRWDAGLKKDERTGGGVDSAREGTDTDGGEGRSE; from the coding sequence ATGGACATCACATTCCTGCTGGTTGACGGGTTGAACCTTATCCGGCGCGTCTACGCGGCGCAGCCCGCGGAAGAGGGGCCGGATAAGGCAGAAAGCGCCCTGACCGCAGCCGTGCAGTCCCTTGAACGGGCGCTCAGGGAGTGCCGGCCGACCCATGCCGTCTGCGTGTTCGACAGTGATGAGCGGAGCTGGCGTCATGACGTGTATCCGCGGTATAAGGAGGGCCGTGAGCCCATGCCGGGAGCGCTGCGGGCGAACCTCCGGCTCTTTGAGATCGCCTTTGAGGAGCACGGCGTGTCCTGCCTGCGATTTCCGGCCATCGAGGCCGATGATATCATCGCCACCCTTGCAGTGAAAACGGCACGGCACGACAACCGGGTCGTCATCCTGTCCACGGACCGCATGTTCATGCAGTTGCTCTCGGAGCGCATCGTCCTGAGGGACCATTTCAACAAGCGGACCCTGGACCATGAGCATGTTCGGGAAAAATATGGTGTTACCCCTGAACAGTTCGTTGATCTCATTGCGTTGACCGGCGATTCGACGAATGCGATCCCCGGCGTCCCCTCCGTGGGCCCGAAGACGGCGGCACGCCTCCTCAATGAGATCGGCCCGCTCGAAGATATACTGGCCGTTGCCCATACCGTTCCCGGGAAAACGGGTGAGATGCTTCATGCCCACGCTGAAGACGCCCGGATCTCAAGGGAACTCGCGAGACTGAGGACCGATCTCGATCTGGGCGTGAACCTCAGGGTTTTTCGCTGGGACGCCGGTCTTAAGAAAGATGAAAGAACCGGTGGCGGAGTGGACAGTGCGCGGGAAGGGACCGATACGGATGGTGGTGAAGGGAGGAGCGAATGA
- a CDS encoding phenylacetate--CoA ligase, protein MIYNEEFETLPREALEALQLKRLKNVVERVYHTVGFYRKAFDNAGVTPDNIETLEDIRKLPFTTKQDLKDNYPFGMFAVPMSNVVRLHASSGTTGKPTVVGYTQRDIETWSRLMARSFVAAGLTKNDIIHNAYGYGLFTGGLGAHYGAELLGASVIPMSGGSTKKQLLILQDFGPTAICCTPSYALYLAEQGEEMGLDMKSLNLRVGVLGAEPWSEKMRREIENRLEILALNIYGLSEIIGPGVAMECAEGRNGMHIFEDHFIVECVDPVTGETLPYGEEGELVFTTLTKEAFPLVRYRTRDLSRLIHEPCRCGRTMLRMARISGRSDDMLVIRGVNVFPSQIESVLLGIEGLEPHYQLIVDRQDKLDTLEIQVEVGEALFSDEVRSLQQLERRISKDIKDYLGVTAAVKLVGPKSLQRYEGKAERVIDKRTNVFNHS, encoded by the coding sequence ATGATCTACAATGAAGAATTTGAAACCCTCCCCCGGGAAGCCCTTGAAGCTCTTCAGCTCAAACGCCTGAAAAACGTCGTCGAGCGCGTCTATCACACGGTCGGATTTTACCGCAAGGCCTTCGACAATGCCGGCGTGACCCCCGATAACATCGAAACCCTTGAAGATATCAGGAAACTGCCCTTTACCACGAAACAGGACCTGAAAGACAACTACCCCTTCGGCATGTTCGCGGTACCGATGAGCAACGTGGTCCGTCTCCATGCCTCGTCGGGGACGACGGGCAAACCGACCGTGGTGGGTTACACCCAGCGGGACATAGAGACCTGGTCCCGGCTCATGGCACGCTCCTTCGTGGCCGCGGGCCTGACAAAGAACGACATCATACACAATGCTTACGGCTACGGGCTCTTTACAGGCGGCCTCGGGGCCCACTACGGCGCGGAGCTTCTCGGTGCGAGCGTTATCCCCATGTCGGGAGGCAGCACCAAAAAACAGCTACTGATCCTTCAGGATTTCGGGCCGACGGCGATCTGCTGCACCCCCTCCTACGCCCTTTACCTTGCCGAGCAGGGTGAGGAAATGGGGCTCGACATGAAGTCCCTCAACCTCAGGGTCGGCGTTCTCGGCGCCGAACCCTGGAGCGAAAAGATGCGCCGGGAAATAGAGAACCGGCTGGAGATCCTGGCGCTCAATATTTACGGCCTGTCCGAGATCATCGGGCCCGGCGTCGCCATGGAGTGCGCGGAAGGGCGGAACGGCATGCACATCTTTGAAGATCATTTCATCGTCGAGTGTGTCGATCCCGTGACCGGGGAAACCCTTCCCTACGGCGAAGAGGGGGAACTGGTCTTCACGACGCTCACGAAAGAGGCCTTTCCGCTGGTCCGGTACCGCACACGGGACCTCTCCCGGCTTATCCATGAGCCCTGCCGGTGCGGCAGGACGATGCTCAGGATGGCCCGTATCTCGGGGCGAAGCGACGACATGCTGGTGATACGCGGCGTCAATGTCTTTCCCTCGCAGATCGAAAGCGTGCTTCTGGGTATCGAAGGGCTGGAACCGCATTATCAGCTCATAGTTGACCGGCAGGACAAGCTCGACACCCTCGAAATACAGGTGGAGGTCGGGGAAGCCCTCTTTTCCGACGAGGTCCGGTCCCTTCAGCAGCTTGAACGACGCATATCCAAAGATATCAAGGATTATTTAGGTGTTACAGCAGCGGTGAAACTGGTGGGTCCGAAAAGTCTCCAGCGATACGAAGGAAAGGCGGAACGGGTCATCGACAAACGCACCAACGTGTTCAACCACTCATAG
- a CDS encoding AMP-binding protein — MYQLEKPDNLVEFLEGSVKRFPDRPLFGTKNKAGVYEWVTYREVGRRVDNLRGGLASLGIKKGDAVGIIANNRTEWGITAFAVFGLNARFIPMYEAELEQIWKYIVTDAAIKVLLVSKPEIYERVKYFLRDIPTLEHMYLIEGDGDDSMAALEKIGEKNPVPAVHPDPEDIAVLIYTSGTTGDPKGVLLSHGNMTSNSHAGRKSYHEINNFDGGRVLSILPWAHSYAQTAEFYTIIYLGGSIGIMESVATLAADIATIKPVWLVAVPRVFNKIYDGLWTRMNEEGGLAKKLFVMGVESARKKRELAEKGASDFMTNLKFGIADKIVFKKIRDRLGGRLEGVMTASAAMNVDISHFFFDIGIPIYDCYGMTETSPAITMNRSDDYRIGSVGKAIEKVTVVIDPSVVEEGATDGEIIAYGPNVMKGYHNKPEQTREVMTEDGGVRTGDRGRLDKDGFLYITGRIKEQYKLENGKFVFPASLEEDIRLVTYVENAMVFGENKPYNICLIVPDFVVLRKYAEKNGLPTDPEEMIRNRQITDMISSEIMKSLSGKYGGYEIPKKFVYITDNFTLENGMLTQTLKLKRRAVVTKYQPVIDSQYKG, encoded by the coding sequence ATGTATCAGCTTGAAAAACCGGACAATCTCGTCGAGTTTCTTGAAGGAAGCGTGAAGCGGTTCCCCGACCGGCCGCTCTTCGGGACGAAAAACAAGGCTGGAGTGTATGAATGGGTCACCTACCGTGAGGTCGGCCGGAGGGTGGACAATCTTCGGGGAGGCCTCGCATCGCTGGGAATCAAAAAAGGTGATGCAGTGGGTATCATCGCCAACAACAGGACGGAATGGGGCATCACCGCCTTTGCCGTCTTCGGGCTCAACGCGCGTTTCATTCCCATGTATGAAGCGGAACTGGAACAGATATGGAAATACATCGTCACCGATGCCGCCATAAAGGTGCTTCTCGTTTCAAAGCCCGAGATCTACGAGAGAGTGAAATACTTCCTCAGGGACATACCGACACTGGAACATATGTACCTCATAGAGGGTGACGGCGACGACAGCATGGCCGCGCTGGAGAAGATCGGAGAAAAAAATCCCGTCCCGGCCGTGCATCCCGATCCCGAAGATATCGCCGTTCTCATATACACCTCGGGAACAACGGGCGACCCGAAGGGTGTCCTGCTGTCGCACGGCAACATGACCAGCAATTCCCACGCCGGCCGCAAGAGCTATCACGAGATCAACAATTTCGACGGCGGACGGGTCCTCTCCATCCTGCCCTGGGCGCATTCCTACGCTCAGACAGCGGAATTCTACACGATCATCTATCTCGGCGGCTCGATCGGCATCATGGAAAGTGTGGCCACACTGGCCGCTGATATCGCCACCATCAAACCCGTGTGGCTCGTGGCCGTACCCCGGGTATTCAACAAGATCTATGACGGCCTCTGGACGCGGATGAACGAAGAAGGCGGCCTGGCAAAAAAATTATTTGTCATGGGGGTGGAAAGCGCCAGGAAAAAGCGTGAGCTCGCTGAAAAGGGAGCATCCGACTTCATGACGAACCTGAAGTTCGGCATCGCCGACAAGATCGTCTTCAAAAAGATCCGCGACCGGCTCGGCGGCAGGCTGGAAGGGGTCATGACGGCGAGCGCCGCCATGAACGTGGATATTTCTCACTTCTTTTTCGATATCGGCATTCCCATCTACGATTGTTACGGCATGACCGAGACGTCACCGGCGATCACCATGAACCGTTCCGATGATTACCGCATCGGCAGCGTGGGAAAAGCGATCGAAAAGGTAACGGTCGTCATCGATCCATCGGTCGTTGAAGAAGGCGCGACGGACGGAGAGATCATTGCCTACGGCCCAAATGTCATGAAGGGCTATCACAACAAACCGGAGCAGACCCGGGAGGTCATGACCGAAGACGGCGGCGTCAGGACAGGCGACCGGGGCCGCCTCGACAAGGACGGGTTCCTTTACATAACGGGTCGGATCAAGGAGCAATACAAGCTCGAGAATGGCAAGTTCGTCTTCCCCGCTTCGCTGGAAGAAGATATCCGGCTCGTTACATACGTGGAAAATGCCATGGTCTTTGGAGAGAACAAGCCCTATAATATCTGCCTTATCGTCCCGGATTTTGTGGTACTGAGAAAATACGCCGAGAAGAATGGCCTGCCCACCGATCCGGAGGAAATGATCAGGAATCGGCAGATAACGGACATGATATCCTCTGAGATCATGAAATCCCTCAGTGGGAAGTACGGCGGGTACGAGATACCGAAGAAATTCGTCTACATAACGGACAATTTCACGCTCGAGAACGGCATGCTCACCCAGACGCTGAAGTTGAAACGGCGTGCCGTGGTGACCAAGTACCAGCCGGTGATCGATTCTCAATACAAAGGGTAG
- a CDS encoding universal stress protein produces MFEKILFPTDFSDVSKKAFESIKQLKGAGTRKVVILHVIDSRFFEAVSWHPTKEMAELEKDIIKEIYGDVESMKNELEQIGIEVKVRIETGVPFSKILRVEEEEKVTAMVIGSHGVSNIEEMLMGSVSEKVIRKAKKPVLVVKR; encoded by the coding sequence ATGTTTGAAAAAATACTGTTCCCCACTGATTTTTCCGATGTGTCGAAAAAAGCCTTTGAATCCATCAAGCAACTCAAGGGGGCCGGCACCAGGAAAGTGGTCATTCTTCATGTGATCGACAGCAGATTCTTCGAGGCCGTTTCGTGGCACCCCACGAAAGAGATGGCCGAACTGGAAAAGGACATAATCAAGGAAATTTACGGCGACGTGGAATCCATGAAGAATGAGCTGGAACAGATAGGGATCGAGGTCAAGGTCCGTATCGAAACGGGGGTCCCCTTTTCGAAAATACTCAGGGTGGAGGAAGAAGAAAAAGTGACCGCCATGGTCATCGGCTCACACGGCGTGAGCAATATCGAAGAGATGCTGATGGGATCGGTTTCGGAAAAGGTGATACGCAAGGCAAAGAAACCGGTCCTTGTGGTTAAAAGGTAA
- a CDS encoding ACT domain-containing protein — MKVNQISIFLENRPGTLEYATRVLKEAGINIRALSLADTSDFGILRLIVNNIDVAEKALQEKGFTVRRTSVVAVEIPDRPGGLHGIVEAISRKGVNIEYTYAFVERSGENAIIIFRFDKTEEAIEALMESGFTVLPGEKLYKL; from the coding sequence ATGAAAGTCAACCAGATATCCATCTTTCTCGAAAACAGGCCGGGCACGCTCGAATATGCCACGAGGGTGCTCAAGGAGGCGGGCATCAACATACGCGCCCTGTCTTTGGCCGACACCTCCGATTTCGGCATACTGAGGCTCATTGTCAACAACATCGACGTTGCGGAAAAGGCGCTTCAGGAGAAAGGGTTCACCGTGCGCAGAACGTCGGTGGTGGCCGTGGAAATTCCCGACCGTCCGGGCGGCCTGCACGGAATCGTTGAGGCAATATCCCGGAAGGGGGTCAATATCGAGTACACCTATGCCTTCGTGGAGCGAAGCGGCGAAAACGCCATCATCATATTCCGGTTCGACAAGACGGAGGAGGCCATCGAAGCGCTCATGGAAAGCGGTTTCACAGTCCTGCCAGGTGAGAAGCTGTATAAACTGTAA
- a CDS encoding NUDIX hydrolase: protein MPRVGVGAVVIEDGRVLLVRRGVPPSRGLWAIPGGGLNLGESLAQAAEREIQEETGIIIEAGEPIYSFDFIERDPDGRIRFHYVIIDLMAHYRSGEPQGADDALEARWFAPDEVLTVPISKNTVKLLRSIGFLGTGES, encoded by the coding sequence ATGCCCCGGGTGGGTGTCGGAGCCGTGGTCATAGAGGATGGCAGGGTGCTTCTGGTGCGGCGGGGGGTGCCTCCCAGCAGGGGATTGTGGGCCATTCCGGGCGGCGGCCTGAACCTCGGTGAATCGCTCGCCCAGGCGGCCGAACGGGAGATACAGGAAGAGACGGGCATCATCATCGAAGCGGGGGAGCCTATATATTCTTTTGATTTTATTGAAAGAGACCCGGATGGCCGGATCCGGTTCCATTACGTCATCATCGATCTGATGGCGCACTACCGGTCAGGTGAACCGCAGGGGGCCGACGACGCCCTGGAGGCCCGGTGGTTCGCGCCCGATGAAGTGCTCACGGTCCCCATATCAAAAAACACCGTCAAGCTCCTGCGGTCGATCGGGTTCCTCGGGACCGGGGAATCGTGA